Genomic segment of Flavobacteriales bacterium:
AAGATGCCAACCAACCTATCGACTAGTGCCAACGGTGCACAGACAGCGATTACTATGTCTTGGGATACGCCAGAAAGTGGTGCTCCAGACCATTACTTCTTGGAGCTGACTAACGTCACTACAGGTCAAGTATGGGCATGGAACAACATCGCTGGTTCGGATAACTCTAAGACTAAGTTTGGTTTGACTGCTGGGGATTACTATTGGAGAATCCGTGGTGCTTGTGGTACTAGTGGTACTTCATGGGCAACTATTTTCTCACAGCCAGTTGAATATACTTTAGGCGGAGCGAGATTAGAGAACAGTACTGTGGCTAACTTGGATGTGTATCCTAATCCATCAAGAGGCATCTTTAACGTTACGTTTACTTCTGAGGAAACTCAAACGATGATTGTTAAGGTGGTTAACATGATTGGCAAGGAAGTATTTACCGAAGAATTAACAGACTTTGTAGGTCAATACACACAAATTATTGATATGAATACACAGCCAAAAGGCGTTTATTTCTTAGAGATAATGACTCAAAATGGTGGAATTAATAAAAAGATTATTCTACAATAAATTTAGTCCTCAATAATAAAAAAGCCTCAAGCTAAAAACTTGGGGCTTTTTTTATAATCTTAAATAAAGTATTAGTTCTTATCCATATACAATTGACATATATGCTCAACTACACTTGGGTCAAGTAAGGTACTTGTATCGCCCATGTTAGAAAACTCGCCAGAGGCAATTTTCCTAAGAATTCTCCTCATAATTTTGCCTGATCGTGTTTTGGGCAAACCATCAACCAAAAGAATTTGATCAGGTTTTGCAATAGGGCCTATAACCTTGCTTACTTGATCTCTAATTTCTGAAATACAATTTTCTTTATCAATATCAACACTATCGTGAATGACAAAAGCAAAAATACCTTGACCCTTTATTGAATGAGGAAAACCAACAACAGCTGACTCAATTACTTTTTCCGAAGTGTTTATAGCATCTTCTACCTCAGCAGTTCCTATTCTATGACCTGAAACATTAATAACATCGTCTACCCTACCTGTTATTCGGAAGTAACCGTCTTCATCTCTTTTACATCCATCTCCAGTAAAATACTTTTCAGAATATGCAGAAAAATACACTTGTCTGCAACGTTCATGATCTCCATAAGTCGTTCTTATCATTGAAGGCCATGGGTATTTAATACATAAGTTTCCTGAAATTCCATTCTCTTCAATTTCATTTCCTTCTGAATCAACTAAACAGACTTGAACACCAGGTAATGGCAGTGTTGCATAGGTAGGCTTTAAAGGTGTAATACCAGCTAATGGTGAAATGAGAATTCCACCTGTTTCCGTTTGCCACCAAGTATCTACAATAGGGCACTTGCCCTTGCCTATTTCTTCATTATACCATTGCCAAGCTTCTTCATTTATGGGTTC
This window contains:
- a CDS encoding T9SS type A sorting domain-containing protein — protein: KMPTNLSTSANGAQTAITMSWDTPESGAPDHYFLELTNVTTGQVWAWNNIAGSDNSKTKFGLTAGDYYWRIRGACGTSGTSWATIFSQPVEYTLGGARLENSTVANLDVYPNPSRGIFNVTFTSEETQTMIVKVVNMIGKEVFTEELTDFVGQYTQIIDMNTQPKGVYFLEIMTQNGGINKKIILQ